ATCCAGTCGGGATACGTCCAGACCGATCTGAATGGTGATCTGCTTCTATGTGACCACTCGGCCGGACGTCACTAGGATAGGACTGCCCACTTTCCATTCTTGGATGCGATTGCCCTGTATGTTCCGGGTTTTGTTGAGTTTGTGAAGCATTAGTAAGAGGAAATGAGCTGAGATTGAGATGAATGGTGGGCATTTGCGCATTGTTGTTTTGCTGGGCATTTTGTGGCAGCGTGTTAAGGCTGACGTGGACCGCCGGCTGCTGGGCGCCGCCCTGTGCAGCACCAGTCTGTATCACAATGTTAGGATTTTGCTGCTGTGTGTTTGGGGGTGTGTTTGCATTCTGAGCATCAGTCTGCGTGAAAGCAGGGTTGTCAATAGCATTGTGTGGGTATGAATTGCCGTTCTGAGAAGCATCGTGTAGGAGCCCATTTGTGTGGGTACGACcattgtgttggtgtgtgtcgGAGTTGTGCAGCGGCAGTGTCTGTGGGTTGCCACGGCTTTCATGCAGTGCAGTGTATAAGCGGCCAGGGTGGCGTGTGTATGAGTTCAAGTGATATAGGGGAGGATCGGGACCTTGGCCCATATCCCTTGCACCATTAGGTTGTGGATCTGGAGGCTTAATGGGAGCAGATGAAAAAcgaggggagggagagaagagacGGCAAAGGAAAAATGGAATGAGAGGGTTAATTTGTGAGAAGCCCTTTAGCACTATCACATGGACAAGATCAAGACAAAATCAATGGTTAATCATATGTAAACTTCACTGTGGCTTACTATAGGCCTGGGATTTGGGTTGGTCTTGTGCACAAGCACTGCGGTATTATTTTGTCTCGGTTGTgctgtaataatagaaataacaaaaagaaatcactttAGTGCAAGACAACACAGTGTGACTCAGcataatatacaataaaataGTGGACAGACTACATGTCCatgatcagacacacacacagacttaccCCTCCTCCTTCGCTTGAGACAGACTATGAGCACGATGAGGAGCACGATGATTAGGATCAGCACCAAACAGCCGATCACAATCCCCACCACTTCCCCTACATTTAGACATACGGCTGAAATAGAAAGAATGGTGTCAAAGGGGGAGAATTCATAAAGATAATGAGTCTGGTGCTCAGACAGAcaagaggaggaaaagaagaaaaaatgcgACTGAGGAGAGGGGAAGGTTCCAAAAAAGGATGATAAAgtaacagcagagagagaaagaaatgaaaataaaggaggAGAACATTTGTGTGAAAGTCACTGAATGACTTTGCCCACATTCTCACCAGATCAATCTCCCAGGATACTTTCTGTCCCTCTCCTGTCGTGAAGACAGATACAGGGAAAGAGTCCAAAACCAACCGTCATCATTATCAGTCACAGAGAGGTCAGCGCCCACCATAACTCACCTACAATAGCCAAGTTTGTCCCTTGCTGCGACTTGCCTCCAGTGATGGCGTTTGTGGCCGTGCAGACGTACTGGCCGCTCTGATTCGTTGAGAAAGTCTGAAGGCTGAGCACCCCGCTGCCCGGCTGGCTGGGCACGACCGGCTGTCCGTTGTATTGCCATGAGAAGAGGGCAGGGGGCAGCGAATCAGACATGCAGGTGAGTTGCACCGACTGTCCCACCAACACATTCCCTCCCCCAACACAGTTTTTGGCAGTCTCCATGTTCAGCACTGGGGTGTCAGGGCCATCTGGTTTGTTGATGATCAGAGGGCATTGTTATAAGCATCAAACATTTGGTACAACAAGGAAAATCTGTATTCCAAAAAAGCTGCCTATAATGCACAGATGATATATTATGATATATAAGGGTTTATCATTTTGTCCATTTTGGGTTTAAGTGACTTTGTCTGGCTAAAGCATTTTGATGGGCCCTCCTTGATCCGGTCGGCGAATGACTGAGCTAATGAAGGAGCTGTGCACTTTCTGGTTGGATGTTAAATCTAAAATCCCAGTGGCTGCCACCTCTTGCATAAACATGTGTCTCAACAAGTTATATTTACAATGGAACCTGATTGGCAGGCATGGAGCATTGTGCATTCAAAGTCCTGCATAATGaggagacactttacagatacgTTACTGCAGCCTGCTGTTCAACTCAGTTTGGTGTCAGTGATTCTACAATGTATCTCCAAATGAAAATAAGTGGGGGTTAGTTGCACATCTAGTGCTATGAGCTTCAATCAGACTGCAGGACTGCAACAGCCCCTGTGATTGTGATATCACAGATTCACGTTACATGAGCAAATCAAAGTCTGGTGTCTGTGATCAACACTTCTGTGGCCACAGGAAGTGGTGACTCAAAATTTGACGTGACTTAGATTTCTATAAGTGCGTACTATTTTGGCATGCATAGCCCCAGCAGATTTTAACAACATCCACTATCTGGTGTGTCCTTTAtctaggttaaaaaaaaaactatgtttgATGTTAGAGAACAATCATGTGGAGCCAATTTAGTATGCCGTTGGGGGGATTGGACATGTTGGCTATTACGGTGTCACATTAGAATTAAGGATGTGATCAAGACAAAGCTAGAAGCAGTACAACAAGCGTATGGAAGAAATGTCCTGTGCAACCCGGGTGCAATTCAGCACAGTCTGTGTGCAGTGCAATGTAGATAAAGTAGATAAGCTACTGCTGTTTACAGTGGCTACAGCAGATTAGCTGCCACTTGTCTTGATCAGTGCAAACTCACAGTAGACAGTGAGGCTCTGTGTGGCAGTTTGGGCGCTGACAGGGTTGCTGACGGTACATGTGTACACCCCAGTATCACCCCGTATGGCTGGGTTGATGACCAGAGAGCCACCTGAGATGGTGATCCTGGAGTTGGCAATGATGGCTGCGCCTCCTTTGCCCCACTGGACTGTAATATCCGTCCCAGCAGTCCACGTACACACCAGAGACACATTCTTCCTTTCCACCGCCACCGAGGGAACAAACAGACTCACCCCGGCCACTGCATCTACAGGGAgagtaaaacatgttttaccaGAAAAGTTGCAGAATTACCCAGAAAAGGTTTCTAAATGCACTTTTACTGTGGGTATGGAGCATTAGAGTATGCGAGAGCTCACTTCAAAAGCTGGAGTGACAGAACAATAAAAGGGCATCTTTATGTTTCTGTTGAGGATAATTTGTTGTAATCAAAGCAAGTGAGAGCTGAGAAGGGACAGGTTTCAGACAGAGGCACAGATGGTGAATAACGGGGCAGACGGTGTGAGTGGTAGCCGAGATGCCTTTTGGCGGGCAGCCTAAGTTAAATAATtggagagggagaagaggggGCGTGCGGACGGAGGAGGCTGTGACTAAGAGAGaactgcagcagcaacagcaaacaaacaaaaacattcgAGCAGCCACCACATAGCTCTAATCACTTGCATTTTTGCAGACTTTCCGCTTGCCTGTGATTCAGCGAGGCATTTTATATTTCAGGATTTCAGCTTCTACTCATTATCAGAGTAAGTTATGAGTGAGTACGTAGGAGGCTGAGAGTCGTGCTCAAGGACACGGATGTTCCATGACATGAACTAGCTGCTGTGAGTTTGGAGGATGTGACCTTTCAGTAATAATAGACTAGTGCCTCGAACAATTTGGTCACCCTGACACCCTATTAGCGCTGCTGGTAAGAGGAATGAGAAAGACCCAGTGTGGGTTGATGACTGAAAATAAAGAGAGACACCCAGCTGTTCAGGCTTCATTACAGTACTGGATGTAAATGAAAGCAAATActggatgtactgtatgtaaatgtaacGCTACTCGTGTAGACGGCTACAATATCAAAACTCTAAGAGCGTGAGCGCTGCATATCAAATGGGTTTTATTAGCATAAAGCCCTGAGCCAGTAGCTTCATCCCCTCCtcctttttcattcattttacctCGCCTACTATGGGTCACTAATTTCATTACACCTCCCAGACTAATTCTCTTACTCCCCAAATCCTCCCATGTCTCTCTTTACTCCCTTCTGTTCCTCCTTAACATTATCGCTTCCCTTAAAACCATCCTCTACCACACACTTCACCACCACCTCTCCCACcctcttcttcttgttcttcttgttcttcttattcttcttctctcttaAGTGAACTCACAGGCACACTTCTTTATCTCTTACCAAACACGCTCAGCTGTATCGATCTGGAGTTAGCGGCCAGGCCTGTTGTAGCAGTGGGGGTCACCACCACCGTGTAGTTCCCTGCATCTTGGAGCCGGGCTCCTCCAATTTGGAGCTGGGTGGCCGTGATGGTGACCCTGTCCTGGAACTGGGTCCCCGGGTTAACAGTTGTGGCTCCTCCGGTCCACAAACCCACAGTGACTCCTTGGTACTGCCATTGCATGGACAAAACCTGGGGCACTGTCAGCACCGTGAACACTATCTGAGTACCAGTTTGAACCAGCACCGGGTCTGTCTGGAACTGGATCTGCACCGGGCTCTGAGCCAGCACACTGGCAGAGAGGAGGACTGGACAGAAAATAACCGAAGTGGAAAGTAATTAGGTACATGTATACATTCAAGTGCTATAGTACAATTTTGAGTTATCTACCGTatatactttacttaagtatttccattgtattactgttactttatacttctactcaaccatgtttcagagggaaatactgtattttataCTCTGACAGACAGGTTACTATTTATACTTTGCTAATTAagatttaacattaaaaacataaaattagcATACAAAATACAATGTATTGTTAAAAACCAGTGTCCCCCAAACTTCTTGGCTTGTTTTTTGCTTGATTAAAAGAACAGTGTGAAGTCGGAGACCCTTTTTACATTCTCAATGAGTTGTCAAATTGTTATATCATGAATAATACATTGATGATCAcgacccctcagatttatcttgtgacctTTTAGAGGGGGCCCGACAACTAGATTGGGCACCACAGGATTAAACTACCTAACTGTGTATTTAAAGTAGTTTAATTGGCTTCACATTAgacagctacaacagtaaaatgctgcttacacacattcatgcatcAGTATTGACAATGTAATAAtttcatactgtatgtaataaTCCGTTACAGAGGCAATTTTTCTGCAGAACGAGTACTTATTTTTGATTCTTTATAGACATTatgctgataatacttctgtactttttcaatgctggacttttacttgtaaagtatttttaaatcaatgtattggtacttttacttcagcAAAGGATCGGAATGCTTCTTTCACCACTGCAGAGAACAAAATCTATAGATACACACAGACTGGGCTCAGGGGGTAAAAACCTATTAGCAAGGTACACACTCTATTCTCCCTCGTAGATTTCACCCCATGTTTTTTGGATTTTAAGTGATCCTAAGCTAAACatctattttgtgtttttgttagcCTGACTTAACATAAGCCGTG
This window of the Perca flavescens isolate YP-PL-M2 chromosome 6, PFLA_1.0, whole genome shotgun sequence genome carries:
- the si:dkeyp-97a10.3 gene encoding uncharacterized protein si:dkeyp-97a10.3 encodes the protein MRQPLLLISLSLAVLLSASVLAQSPVQIQFQTDPVLVQTGTQIVFTVLTVPQVLSMQWQYQGVTVGLWTGGATTVNPGTQFQDRVTITATQLQIGGARLQDAGNYTVVVTPTATTGLAANSRSIQLSVFDAVAGVSLFVPSVAVERKNVSLVCTWTAGTDITVQWGKGGAAIIANSRITISGGSLVINPAIRGDTGVYTCTVSNPVSAQTATQSLTVYYGPDTPVLNMETAKNCVGGGNVLVGQSVQLTCMSDSLPPALFSWQYNGQPVVPSQPGSGVLSLQTFSTNQSGQYVCTATNAITGGKSQQGTNLAIVAVCLNVGEVVGIVIGCLVLILIIVLLIVLIVCLKRRRRAQPRQNNTAVLVHKTNPNPRPIPPDPQPNGARDMGQGPDPPLYHLNSYTRHPGRLYTALHESRGNPQTLPLHNSDTHQHNGRTHTNGLLHDASQNGNSYPHNAIDNPAFTQTDAQNANTPPNTQQQNPNIVIQTGAAQGGAQQPAVHVSLNTLPQNAQQNNNAQMPTIHLNLSSFPLTNASQTQQNPEHTGQSHPRMESGQSYPSDVRPSGHIEADHHSDRSGRIPTGYTHFNSNNTSQRNANTQTYQEEPEPHRRSDRNSWDLLRGTPPYPSGTLQRGQTSSEYTSDATDYTPYPPIREGRSPNRFNSRPRNQTTSRSRASPRQDAPSVDRQTPSRSADRGRPNTRSVTQLEAENHTQRSGHTQRQSAQRDIRGSLGSQIAPRQEATHSNNPQALTLVIQQASVGRSAVSQGPMRQQGLTAPRGADSRALADPNHLPQAHMAQQHTAVPIQTPPQGLGKQTQPVINGANQPRQGGTAPVPNSSAQHNPSNLTQDALMAHTERAQTFQNRKQQTQAALLHPGPQARVGDQHPPIPPPVIPLTQFKTLPKKHTQHKSPTRGPEPPRPPVNIPVAQRRTQIQQRPANRHHHPGNGHLHVSAQRHAQARGHGHPAHFTHPQQHQDHRGRPR